A section of the Castanea sativa cultivar Marrone di Chiusa Pesio chromosome 12, ASM4071231v1 genome encodes:
- the LOC142619491 gene encoding TOM1-like protein 2 codes for MDKLNLAQLGERLKSQGAQMGRMVTGKVKEILQTPTPESKLVDEATSETLEEMGPNWGLNLRICKLINVEEISGTEIVRAIKKKISSGTGSSNNGAVVSQMLSLDLLETCAMNCEKVFSEVASEKVLDEMVKMIENPQTHLGNRKRGLDLIRAWGQSEDLAYLPVFHQTYMSLKGRSIPPLVQEGNSLPMQYSLESYDQQPLSPPERYPIPDTGMHDTGGSSLPFSYRILSVEEKKEYLVVTRNSLELFSSILNTETEPKPLKEDLTISMLENCKQSQPVIKAIIESTTDDEGMLFEALYLHDELEQVISKYEQLEAAQKSGEQQPENSDPINCEDLEAAQEPGGELPKNSDASKSELEAAQSLGGNLPEKAHASEAKSPALVGAHDENKLVGFPKGESAEPSNDKINAK; via the exons atggacaagtTGAATCTAGCGCAACTGGGTGAGCGTTTGAAGAGCCAAGGAGCTCAAATGGGTCGAATGGTCACTGGAAAAGTGAAGGAAATTCTTCAAACCCCAACGCCGGAGTCGAAACTGGTGGACGAGGCCACTTCTGAGACGCTAGAGGAAATGGGTCCCAACTGGGGACTCAACTTGCGGATATGCAAGTTGATCAACGTGGAAGAGATTAGCGGGACCGAGATCGTGAGGGCCATCAAGAAGAAGATCTCTTCTGGGACTGGGAGCAGCAACAATGGCGCGGTGGTGAGCCAGATGCTGAGTTTGGATTTGTTGGAGACTTGTGCTATGAACTGTGAGAAGGTTTTCTCTGAGGTGGCTTCTGAGAAAGTGTTGGACGAGATGGTGAAGATGATAGAGAATCCGCAGACCCATCTTGGGAATAGGAAAAGGGGTTTGGATTTGATTCGGGCTTGGGGCCAGTCCGAGGATCTCGcttatcttcctgtctttcatCAGACTTACATG AGCTTGAAAGGAAGAAGCATACCTCCACTTGTACAAGAAGGGAATTCGCTCCCCATGCAGTATTCCTTGGAGTCATATGATCAACAACCTCTGTCTCCACCTGAGAGATACCCTATTCCTGACACAGGAATGCATGACACAGGAGGTAGTTCACTCCCCTTTAGTTATAGAATCCTATCCGTcgaagaaaagaaagagtatCTTGTTGTAACTCGAAACAGCCTTGAACTATTCTCCAGCATATTGAACACCGAAACAGAGCCCAAACCTTTGAAG GAAGATCTTACAATAAGCATGTTGGAGAATTGCAAGCAGTCGCAGCCTGTCATTAAGGCGATTATAGAAAGCACCACTGATGATGAAGGGATGCTATTTGAGGCTCTATATCTTCATGATGAGCTGGAGCAGGTGATCTCCAAGTATGAGCAGTTGGAAGCTGCTCAAAAGTCCGGAGAACAACAACCTGAAAACTCTGACCCCATTAACTGTGAGGACTTGGAAGCTGCCCAAGAGCCTGGAGGAGAACTGCCTAAGAATTCTGATGCCTCTAAGAGTGAGTTAGAAGCTGCTCAAAGCCTTGGAGGAAATCTACCAGAAAAGGCTCATGCATCTGAGGCCAAATCACCTGCTCTTGTAGGAGCTCATGATGAGAACAAGTTGGTGGGTTTCCCAAAAGGAGAGAGTGCTGAACCAAGCAATGATAAGATAAATGCTAAATGA